The Thalassotalea sediminis genome includes the window ATCTGTGCCAACACTTACGATAATTTGCGCCAAGGTGCTATAGATTTTCACGCAGTTACAGCTAAACTTATTTAGAAACGTAATACTTTATTGTATTATTACCGAAGATTATTTCCTAAAATTCTAAAAATTATAACTATTATTCAGGTTTAACGCATGATTAGTGTATTTGATATGTTTTCAATTGGTATTGGTCCTTCAAGTTCCCATACCGTTGGTCCAATGAAAGCGGCAAAATTATTTGTCGATCACCTTGCTGAGCAAAAATTAGCAGACAATGTTGATCGATTCAAAGTTGAACTCTTTGGTTCATTGGGTCAAACAGGCGTTGGGCATGGCACAGGTAAAGCAGTTATTTTAGGGCTTTCCGGTGAAAAACCAGAAGAAATTCCGGTAACGTCAATAGACAGCATAATAAAGCAGGTTAATGATACACAAAAGATTTCTTTATCATCTGGTAAGCAAGTGGATTTCCCCAAGGAAGATGCCATTATTTACCACAGAAGAAAAACATTACCTGCACATGCTAACGCAATGACGCTTTTTGCTTTTCAAAACGATAATGTCATTTTTGAAGAAACCTATTATTCTATTGGTGGTGGTTTTATCGTACAAGATTGTGATTTTGAAAAAGAAAAAGACAAAGCATTATCCTTACATAATAATATTATTCGCCCTCATAAATTTTCCAGTGCAGACGAGTTAATTAGTATAGCAGCAGAAAAAGGACTGAGTATTAGCACGATAATGATGGAAAACGAAAAGTGCTTAGCTGATGAACAAACAATAAGAAAAGAACTTGTTAACATTTGGCAAGCAATGAAAGACAGTGTCGAACGAGGCATGAAAACGGAAGGTATATTACCCGGTGGCTTAAAAGTAACACGTCGAGCACCTGCACTGTTTCGCTCTCTGTCAGTCGAAAGTAATAATGATCCATTAAGTGCAATGGACTGGGTTAACTTGTTTGCCCTTGCTGTTAACGAAGAAAATGCTGCAGGTAGCCGTGTTGTTACCGCGCCTACTAATGGTGCAGCAGGTATCATTCCTGCGGTATTATGTTACTACGATAAATTTATAAGACCAGTTACCGATGAAGATTGCATTCGCTATTTACTCACCGCTGCAGCGATTGGCATTTTATATAAAACCAATGCGACAATTTCTGGCGCTGAAGGTGGTTGCCAAGCCGAGGTTGGTGTTGCTTGTTCAATGGCTGCAGGAGCGTTAACTGAAGTAATGGGTGGTAGTCCAAAGCAAGTCGAAAATGCCGCCGAAATTGGCATGGAACATAACCTTGGCTTAACCTGCGATCCTGTTGGTGGTTTAGTACAAGTTCCTTGTATAGAAAGAAATGCCATGGGTTCCGTTAAAGCGATTAATGCTTCACGTTTGGCTTTAAGAGGCACAGGCACACAAAAGGTTTCACTAGACAAAGTTATTAAAACGATGTGGGAAACTGGAAATGATATGAAAACTAAATATAAAGAAACGTCTAGAGGTGGGTTAGCCGTTAATATTATCGAATGTTAATGTCTATTAGGCCTTAAAACGTAATTATTTTAAGGCCTAATGCTGTCATTATTTTATTGGTAATTTAATATTTTGGAACAATTCTTCAATTTCTGCATTATTTTTAAGTAATACAGCACGAGTGACTAGATCACGATTTAAATGCGGTGCAAATCTCTCGATAAAGTCGAACATGTAACCTCTTAAGAATGTGCCACGTCTAAAGCCAATTTTGGTAGTACTTGCTTTAAATAAATGACTTGCATCCAAAGTTACAAGATCCTTATCAAGTTCAGGATCCATTGCCATCGTCGCAATAACGCCAATACCAACACCCATTCTTACGTAAGTTTTAATTACATCTGCGTCTGTTGCTGTAAAGGCAATTTTAGGTTCAACGCCCGCTCGCTTAAATGCTTCATCTAGCTCAGAACGACCTGTAAAGCCAAATACATAGGTCACTAATGAATATTGAGCGATGTCTTCAATCGTTAATTCTTTTTTCTTCGCTAAAGGGTGATCAGGTCTTACAATGATGCTTCTATTCCAGTGGTAACAAGGTAACATCACTAAATCGTTGTACAAATGAAATGACTCTGTTGCTATAGCAAAATCGGCTTCACCTTTCGTAGCAGCATCACTAATTTGTGCAGGAGTACCTTGGTACATATGCAGCGTCACTTTAGCATATTTTTTCATAAAGCCTTGAATAACATCAGGTAGAGCATAACGTGCTTGAGTATGTGTCGTTGCAATTCTCAACTTGCCTTCATCGGGCTGTGTATGTTCTCGTGCAACGGCTTTAATAGCCTCAACTTTAGACAAAATCTCCGTTGCAATGTTTATCACTTCTTTACCTGCCGTAGTTACATGCGTTAGATGCTTACCACTACGACCAAATATTTGGATACCGAGCTCATCTTCTAACATGCGAACCTGTTTACTTATTCCAGGTTGCGAGGTAAATAAACTTTCTGCTGTAGCAGATACATTCAAATTATTGTTTTGTACTTCGACAATATAACGGAGTTGTTGCAGCTTCATAATGTGTGTTTTAAATGACTTATGCCAAAAATATATACTTAAATAACAATTTATTCCATAGTCTTTTAGTTTTTTTGTAAAAAAATTTCATAAAAACGCTAAAAAACCCCTCTTATGAAAGAATATTACAACAATAAGTAAAATAAAAGTACATATTTTAATCTTTTCACTATAAATCTAATTATGTTTCATTTTACTATCAGTAATTTGCAAGATAACGCTATGCTAAAGGCTACATTTTTTGTAGACTGAGATATAGTACATAGTAAGCATTACAGTTGAGAAGCAAAATATGGGTATAATTATAGGCTTAGTAATTGCTCTTGTCGTCATTGTTGTTTTTGTTAACGCAGTTCAACAACACAAAGAAAAACAAGAACAAGAAAAAAGAGCAAAAGCAGCCAAACAAAAAGCGATTATCGATGAAACTGAAGAGTTGATACTCAACCTTTCGCACTTACCAACCAACCCAAAAGTCGTTGAAATACTCAATCGACGCAGCTTAAATGCTGTTAAAGCAATGGCGCAAATCATGCCTGAGCTTAAAGGAATTAAAAATAAAATAAATGAAATGGAAGCGCGCTTGTCTGCGTCTGAAGATATGTCGGCTCAAAATGCAGATGAAACTTTTGTATTGCCGGATAACGAGCAACAACTTGTGGTTATTCTGCAAACTATCAAGAAGTTGCGAGTTACATTGAAGTCTGAGCAGATCAAGGGGGCATTAGATGCTCAAACTTATATGCACGAAGATCAAAAACTAGATGCAATGCAATTGCGAATAAACATTGAAAGCCTTTATAAACGTGGCTCACAAGCGCATGGCAAAGAAATGCTTGGTTCTGCTCGTCAATATTATGAAAAAGCCATTCAAACGCTTACTGATCACCCGCATCAAACAGAATACACCATTAAAAAGCGTGAAGAAATCCAAGAGCAGCTTGACCTGATCACCAACGCACTTAAAAATTCAAATGCTGCAGACGCTGCTAAAAAAGCAAAAGATGAAGAAGATGATTTAGACCTATTGTTTCAACCTAAGAAAAAATGGTAAGTTTTCGATCATGATTAAAAAAGCCGACATCATTGTCGGCTTTTTTAATTGCTAATTTGTCAATTAACCTAAAATGGCATTTTCATCCCTGGAGGCATTTGCATACCACCTGTAATGGAACCCATTTTTTCTTTGTTTTGCTCTTCCACACGTCTTACCGCATCATTAAATGCAGCAGCAACCAAATCTTCAATCATTTCCTTGTCGTCTTCCATCAAACTTTCGTCAATTTCTACACGACGTACGCTGTGGCTGCCTGTCATTGTGACTTTAACCATACCAGCACCAGACTCGCCTACTACTTCCATTTTTGCTAGCTCTTCTTGCATTTTCTGCATTTTAGCCTGCATTTGTTGGGCCTGTTTCATTATGTTGCCCATTCCGCCTTTCATCATACTTATACTCCAATTAACACTTGCTGCCATAGATAGGGACTAAACTATAAAAATTCAAGTCACTATCTAGCTTCTATTGTCTCGTCATCTAACTCTGCTTGAAATACTTCTTGCATCGCAATAACAAGCTCATCGTTTTTTAATAGCTCTTTTGCATACTCGTAACGTTTATCATTTATTTTACGCTGGATCTGTGCTGGATCATCGTTAGTTTCATCAACAATCATCACCTCAACAGCAACCGTTTTACCGAAGTATTCCGATACAAATTGATTTAACTGACTCATTGCTGCATCAGATTTTAAATGCTTTGTTGATTGATTTAAAGAAAGTACAAGCCTTTCATTATCAGTTTGCTCATTAATCGTTGCATTTAACGCTAATTGCCTTAAGCGACCATTTAGTGCCATTGCATCTATCATATTAGCCCATTTATCGACTTGATTAGCCTTTTTAATAACACTAGGGTCAATTGCTTGTTCTATAAACGGTTGCTCGGGCACTAACGCTAAATCAGGTACATTTTTAGGTCTATCTTTTACCGCACTAGCACTTGCAGTCGATTCACGACGCTCTACGGCGTCGTTAGACTTTTTTTCATGATTCTCCAAAGCCTGTTTTTGACTTCGTAGCATATTTCGACGCGCCAATACTTGGCTAATTTCAGGAGCACCCGAGCTTAGTTCGGAGACTTCGTTATTAGTCGCAGAAGCATTGTGTGCTTTATCTATATTAACATCACCATTAACGTTTTCATTTGGGCATTCTTTTTTAGAGTGTTCTAAATCAGCTTCTGTACTATTATCTCCTACAGATAACTCATCTACCTCTTGTTGTACTTCCGCACTATTTTCAATAATCGCTTTAGCTTGCTGCTCTATTACTGTCATCTGTTCAGAGAGCTCATGCGCTATTGTCTGATTATTATCAGCTACAATGTCGTTCGGTGCAGGCTCTTCCAACGTAGCGACGTCATTATTGCCAGCTGTATTAGCCGGTTTTACTTTTGAAAACGAAACATCATCAAAGTCAACATCATTCGCTACCTGTGTCTCGTTCTCGTTAAGTTCACTATAACGTTGTGGCTTAAACGCTAACAAGCGTAACAATACCATATCAAAAGCAGCCTGCTCATCAACCGCATAAGGTAGATCTTTTCTACCTGTTAATGCTATTTGATAATACAGCTGAACGTCCTCTGGAGACATTGCTTGGCAGAACTTTTCAAGCAGCACGTTATGTTCAGGAGACAAATCAAAGTGTTTACCAACCACCTGGTTAATCGCGATTTGATGCAGTAATTGGATCAGCTCAGCAAGTAAACGACCATAATTTGGAGAATAAGACGCAATTTCTAGGGATAGCGACATTAAGGCTTCTGCATCATTTTTAACTAACGCAACTAAAATTTTGAACACCCAATTATGATCAACACCACCTAACATTTGTTGTACATTGGCAGCGATAATATCACCATTTCCTTGCGCCATCGCTTGATCGGTCAGGCTTAAAGAGTCTCGCATACTACCTCTCGCTGCCTTTGCGATAAGGTTTAATGCTAGCGGTTCAATTGTCACTTGTTCAGATTGTAATATATCTGTTAGTTTTTGTTCTATCTGTTGCACAGTGAGTGCTTTCAAATGGAACTGTAAACAACGAGACAACACTGTCACTGGCAACTTTTGTGGATCTGTCGTTGCAAGTATGAATTTAACATGTTCTGGCGGTTCTTCTAACGTCTTTAATAATGCATTAAAACTACTACGCGAAAGCATATGCACTTCATCAATTAAATAAACCTTATATCGCCCTCTCGTAGGAGAATATTGAACGTTATCGAGTATTTCACGTGTATCGTCAACCTTAGTACGTGATGCAGCGTCAATTTCGATTAAATCAACAAAGCGGCCTTGATCGATATCTTGACAAACATCGCACTGACCACAAGGCTCTGCTGTGATACCCTCAAGGCAATTTAAACTTTTCGCAAATATTCTGGCAATCGTCGTTTTACCAACGCCCCGAGTACCAGTAAATAAATAGGCATGATGTAACCTTTGCTGCGTTAAAGCATTAGAAAGCACAGCAACAACATGTTCCTGCCCCATCAGCTCTGCAAAGTTTTTAGGTCGCCACTTTCTCGCTAATACTTGATAACTCATCGCTTAATTAATCGCCTTCATATGCCAAAAGGTAATGAACATCTAATCCTAAGGCAGCAAGTTTCTTCTCACCACCTAGATCAGGCAGAGAAATAACAAAAGCAGCATCCTTTACTTGAGCACCGACTCGCGAAATAAGCTTATGAGTCGCTTCTATAGTACCACCTGTTGCTAACAAATCGTCAATGATAAGTACTTTATCTTTAGATGTTAATGCATCTTGATGTATCTCTAAGGTATCTGAGCCATATTCAAGTTGATAATCTTGGGCAAATGTTGCTCTTGGCAATTTACCTGGCTTTCGCACTGGTACAAAGCCTAAGCCTAATTTTAATGCTAAAGGAGCACCAAATAGGAATCCTCTAGCTTCAGTACCAACAACTTTCGTAAAACCGTATTCTCGGTATTTCTCTGCCAAGAGGTTGATGGTTAAGTTGAAAGCTTCAGCGCTGTCTAAGATACCAGTAACATCACGAAACATGATCCCTTGTTTAGGATAGTCAGGGATTGTGTGTACTGCGTTTTCTAAGAGTGCTTTTTGTGAATTGGTCATACTAACTATTATTCTATTACTTTATTTCTTTTTAAGGGTAATAGAATAATAGAAAACTGACTAATTTGATATAGATCTTACAGTGTTAATTTGAGGGAATAACGGTGCAATAAGATTCTCGAAATTAACTGGGTTAATAGGTTTTTCGATTAACTCATCAAATAACGTTGATTCTGCCAGTTGATTGACTGCACTTGCACCTTGGGTTGTCATAAAAAAGAGTTTAGCATTAACCAACAACTGCTTTTTATCCAAGTTTTTGACCAATTGTAAACCGTTCATAACAGGCATTAAATGATCAATGATAAACAAATCGTATTGTTTCTTTTGTGCTTTTTCCAACGCATCAAGGCCGTTACCGGCATTATCAATTTCACACTGATAATCTGAAAGTAATGAACGCACTTGCTCAATAACGACTTGTTTATCGTCAACAATTAATATTTGCATGTGTTTTTCTTAACTAAGGTTAATTGCAACTAGCTTAGTACAGTTAGCCAGCCCATTAACATGGGTAATAACGGAGCCGCAATTAACGCAGTAAGAGCAGCAAATAAGTGGCGCTTTGACGAGCTATCTTTAAAGTTCTCATTATGTGACATCTTCAACTTCCTAATAAACTACAAAATGAACGGCGCGAATTCTAGCGAAAAATTGACGAATTAGATAGTACTTTTTGATCTAGATCAAAGATCACCTGTTGAGCTTAACAAATAAAAAAGCCAGCCTCTTAAGGCTGGCTTTTTAAATACGCATCAAATAAAACGTCTAAATTGACTTACCTTTACGTTTAGCGGTGTCTTTAATATAAGAAACCCAACCTCTTGCGTTTTTACGCGTTCTCGGGTCTTTTAGAGCTTTTTGAATTGCATCATATGCTTGCTTATATTGACCTAAATAAAAGTGGGCTTCAGCTAAGCTCATATTTAAACGACCTTTGTCTTTAGCGCCTAACGAAAGTGCTTTCTCAATAGCAACGATAGCCTTCTTAAACTGCTCGTCTTGAGCAAGAAGAGTACCTAACTTAGCGTAATGCTTAGAATCATTAGTCATCTTAGCAAGTTCGCTATAGTACTTAGCTGCTTTATCAATTTCTTGTGCTGCATGATAAGCATTAGCTAAAGAGAAAAGGTTTTTATCATCACGCTTAATTTCACCTGAATCGATATGCTTCTCTAAAATTCTCGCAGCTTTGTACGGGATATTATTTTGAGAATACAAACTCGCTAGTGTTTTAAGGTGAGATTCCTTATCTACAAAACCTTGCTTGTATGCCAAATCAAGCGTTGCCATGCCACGTTTATAGTCTTCTGTTAACAAGTAGAAATTACCTAATTGCGTCCAGAAAGCCTTTTCAGTTGGAAATAGCTGTACCGCTGTCTCAAGCACTTCAACCGCATCTTTATATTTCTTACGCTCATAATATGAGGTAAGTTTTAATAAATAAGGGTTCTTATTTTGCTTGTCACCGTAGGCAGCAATTGCATTATCAGCAGGTTCTACCATTTTATCTAAACGTTTTAATTGATAATTGGCGTTAGAAATTTTAACCCAAGTATCACCGTCAGACTTACCAGTAAAATCCATCCAAGCTTCGTAATTTTTTAGTGCATCTTCATATGCCTGTTCTTGCATTTGAAGGTCAGCTAAAAGTTTTAATGCGTCACCATGATCTGATTCATTCAATATATCAGGCTCTACGGCACTTTTTAGGTAAGAAATAGCCTTTTTAGACTCACCTAACGTTGCATACATATTCGCAATAAAACGAGCTAAATATGCTTTGTCGTAGTCTTTTTTGGCATCTATTTCTAATAGAAGTGCTAATGCACCTTTGACATCATCTGCTGAGTACAGCTCAAATGCCTTACCTATTTTTTTACCTACAGATTGACCAACCAACTGAGTTTTACGTTTTGGCTTTTCTGACTTTTGCTCAGCAGCTTGCACGTCATATGTAACAGGCAATTGAACCAACGCTACAGAAGCAAATAATAGTAAAGATTTAGTGATCTTATTCATTATCATTAACCCCCACTCATATTGAAGTCTAACTGTACAGTCAAACCTGTTTGTTTAATTGGTTTACCATCAACAACTTTTGGCTTGTACTTCCACTTTTTCAACGCGCGACGAGCTTCTTTGTTAAATACTCGTTTAGGCTCAGCATCAATAACCTCAACATCTTCAACACCACCAATTTCATTGATAGTAAAAGATAAGATTACCCAACCTTCAATACCGTCACGTGCTGCTTGCATCGGATATTTTGGGTTGATACGCACGATTGGTGCGGCATCACCATCACGTCCAAAGCCTGCACCTGGTGCGGCAATGTTAGTGTTAGCACCAGCAAGTTGAACTCCTGGTAAGTTAAAGCTCAAACCACTAGTATCAGTAGTAGTTT containing:
- the cysB gene encoding HTH-type transcriptional regulator CysB; amino-acid sequence: MKLQQLRYIVEVQNNNLNVSATAESLFTSQPGISKQVRMLEDELGIQIFGRSGKHLTHVTTAGKEVINIATEILSKVEAIKAVAREHTQPDEGKLRIATTHTQARYALPDVIQGFMKKYAKVTLHMYQGTPAQISDAATKGEADFAIATESFHLYNDLVMLPCYHWNRSIIVRPDHPLAKKKELTIEDIAQYSLVTYVFGFTGRSELDEAFKRAGVEPKIAFTATDADVIKTYVRMGVGIGVIATMAMDPELDKDLVTLDASHLFKASTTKIGFRRGTFLRGYMFDFIERFAPHLNRDLVTRAVLLKNNAEIEELFQNIKLPIK
- a CDS encoding tetratricopeptide repeat protein yields the protein MNKITKSLLLFASVALVQLPVTYDVQAAEQKSEKPKRKTQLVGQSVGKKIGKAFELYSADDVKGALALLLEIDAKKDYDKAYLARFIANMYATLGESKKAISYLKSAVEPDILNESDHGDALKLLADLQMQEQAYEDALKNYEAWMDFTGKSDGDTWVKISNANYQLKRLDKMVEPADNAIAAYGDKQNKNPYLLKLTSYYERKKYKDAVEVLETAVQLFPTEKAFWTQLGNFYLLTEDYKRGMATLDLAYKQGFVDKESHLKTLASLYSQNNIPYKAARILEKHIDSGEIKRDDKNLFSLANAYHAAQEIDKAAKYYSELAKMTNDSKHYAKLGTLLAQDEQFKKAIVAIEKALSLGAKDKGRLNMSLAEAHFYLGQYKQAYDAIQKALKDPRTRKNARGWVSYIKDTAKRKGKSI
- the apt gene encoding adenine phosphoribosyltransferase, giving the protein MTNSQKALLENAVHTIPDYPKQGIMFRDVTGILDSAEAFNLTINLLAEKYREYGFTKVVGTEARGFLFGAPLALKLGLGFVPVRKPGKLPRATFAQDYQLEYGSDTLEIHQDALTSKDKVLIIDDLLATGGTIEATHKLISRVGAQVKDAAFVISLPDLGGEKKLAALGLDVHYLLAYEGD
- the dnaX gene encoding DNA polymerase III subunit gamma/tau; translation: MSYQVLARKWRPKNFAELMGQEHVVAVLSNALTQQRLHHAYLFTGTRGVGKTTIARIFAKSLNCLEGITAEPCGQCDVCQDIDQGRFVDLIEIDAASRTKVDDTREILDNVQYSPTRGRYKVYLIDEVHMLSRSSFNALLKTLEEPPEHVKFILATTDPQKLPVTVLSRCLQFHLKALTVQQIEQKLTDILQSEQVTIEPLALNLIAKAARGSMRDSLSLTDQAMAQGNGDIIAANVQQMLGGVDHNWVFKILVALVKNDAEALMSLSLEIASYSPNYGRLLAELIQLLHQIAINQVVGKHFDLSPEHNVLLEKFCQAMSPEDVQLYYQIALTGRKDLPYAVDEQAAFDMVLLRLLAFKPQRYSELNENETQVANDVDFDDVSFSKVKPANTAGNNDVATLEEPAPNDIVADNNQTIAHELSEQMTVIEQQAKAIIENSAEVQQEVDELSVGDNSTEADLEHSKKECPNENVNGDVNIDKAHNASATNNEVSELSSGAPEISQVLARRNMLRSQKQALENHEKKSNDAVERRESTASASAVKDRPKNVPDLALVPEQPFIEQAIDPSVIKKANQVDKWANMIDAMALNGRLRQLALNATINEQTDNERLVLSLNQSTKHLKSDAAMSQLNQFVSEYFGKTVAVEVMIVDETNDDPAQIQRKINDKRYEYAKELLKNDELVIAMQEVFQAELDDETIEAR
- a CDS encoding energy transducer TonB, whose amino-acid sequence is MVRFLVSILLGAGVTFALFAFMAYLISSTDRREEEKLEHIVVEVNTTPPESKAETRRRVPPPPPPPPKQPPKPQAPEPETTTDTSGLSFNLPGVQLAGANTNIAAPGAGFGRDGDAAPIVRINPKYPMQAARDGIEGWVILSFTINEIGGVEDVEVIDAEPKRVFNKEARRALKKWKYKPKVVDGKPIKQTGLTVQLDFNMSGG
- a CDS encoding response regulator, producing MQILIVDDKQVVIEQVRSLLSDYQCEIDNAGNGLDALEKAQKKQYDLFIIDHLMPVMNGLQLVKNLDKKQLLVNAKLFFMTTQGASAVNQLAESTLFDELIEKPINPVNFENLIAPLFPQINTVRSISN
- a CDS encoding YbaB/EbfC family nucleoid-associated protein: MMKGGMGNIMKQAQQMQAKMQKMQEELAKMEVVGESGAGMVKVTMTGSHSVRRVEIDESLMEDDKEMIEDLVAAAFNDAVRRVEEQNKEKMGSITGGMQMPPGMKMPF
- a CDS encoding L-serine ammonia-lyase, which codes for MISVFDMFSIGIGPSSSHTVGPMKAAKLFVDHLAEQKLADNVDRFKVELFGSLGQTGVGHGTGKAVILGLSGEKPEEIPVTSIDSIIKQVNDTQKISLSSGKQVDFPKEDAIIYHRRKTLPAHANAMTLFAFQNDNVIFEETYYSIGGGFIVQDCDFEKEKDKALSLHNNIIRPHKFSSADELISIAAEKGLSISTIMMENEKCLADEQTIRKELVNIWQAMKDSVERGMKTEGILPGGLKVTRRAPALFRSLSVESNNDPLSAMDWVNLFALAVNEENAAGSRVVTAPTNGAAGIIPAVLCYYDKFIRPVTDEDCIRYLLTAAAIGILYKTNATISGAEGGCQAEVGVACSMAAGALTEVMGGSPKQVENAAEIGMEHNLGLTCDPVGGLVQVPCIERNAMGSVKAINASRLALRGTGTQKVSLDKVIKTMWETGNDMKTKYKETSRGGLAVNIIEC